A part of Gemmatimonadaceae bacterium genomic DNA contains:
- a CDS encoding YdcF family protein — protein sequence MAVGLAMVQFGDELGLWMSAGVSLHVMRLGFGLLGAALATSSFGAWLWLLLGAEITVFALAVYTPLVVPLAPRFVRSDVPGPADAIVVFSGSVNSAGRVHDAALERLLSALQIARARRIVQLGLSVVADEHDARTPGSDRDQRELVALALPGVEPRFVRDVHSTRDEALAFAALARTHGWRRVIAVTSPMHSRRACAALEAAGLAVECRPATEREYDLRRLDRPGNRRLAMQDVVYEAAATLLYRARGWMR from the coding sequence GTGGCCGTGGGGCTCGCCATGGTGCAGTTCGGCGATGAGCTGGGCCTCTGGATGTCGGCCGGCGTGTCGCTGCACGTGATGCGCCTGGGCTTTGGACTCCTGGGCGCGGCGCTGGCCACGTCGTCGTTCGGCGCGTGGCTCTGGCTCCTGCTTGGTGCAGAAATCACAGTTTTTGCGCTGGCGGTCTACACGCCGCTCGTGGTACCGCTGGCGCCGCGCTTCGTGCGCTCGGACGTCCCCGGCCCGGCCGATGCCATCGTGGTCTTTTCGGGGAGTGTGAATTCGGCGGGCCGCGTGCACGACGCCGCACTCGAGCGGCTGCTCTCGGCGCTGCAGATCGCCCGGGCGCGCCGGATCGTCCAGCTGGGGCTGTCGGTGGTCGCCGATGAACACGATGCCCGGACGCCGGGCTCCGACCGCGATCAGCGTGAGCTGGTGGCGCTCGCGCTCCCCGGCGTCGAGCCACGCTTCGTCCGGGATGTGCACAGCACCCGCGATGAGGCACTCGCCTTTGCCGCCCTCGCGCGCACGCACGGCTGGCGGCGGGTGATCGCGGTGACGTCGCCGATGCACTCGCGGCGCGCCTGTGCGGCGCTGGAGGCCGCCGGGCTGGCGGTGGAGTGCCGCCCCGCCACCGAGCGCGAGTACGACCTGCGACGCCTCGACCGCCCGGGGAACCGCCGGCTCGCGATGCAGGATGTGGTGTATGAAGCCGCGGCCACACTGCTGTACCGGGCGCGGGGGTGGATGCGCTGA